One genomic segment of Helicobacter pylori NQ4053 includes these proteins:
- a CDS encoding thiamine diphosphokinase: MQAVILANGEFPKSQKCLDLLKNAPFLIACDGAVISLHALQLKPSVVIGDLDSIDSHLKALYNPIRVSEQNSNDLSKAFFYALNRGCDDFIFLGLNGKREDHALANTFLLLEYFKFCQKIQSVSDYGLFRVLETPFTLPSFKGEQISLFSLDLKAQFTSKNLKYPLKNLRLKTLFSGSLNEATDHFFSLSSEPKSVVLVYQKFS, translated from the coding sequence ATGCAAGCAGTGATTTTAGCGAATGGGGAGTTTCCTAAATCCCAAAAATGCTTAGACCTTTTAAAAAACGCTCCCTTTTTAATCGCATGCGATGGGGCTGTTATATCATTGCATGCGCTTCAACTTAAACCCAGCGTTGTTATAGGCGATCTAGATAGCATTGATTCGCATTTGAAAGCCTTGTATAACCCTATACGCGTGAGCGAACAAAACAGCAACGATTTGTCCAAAGCCTTTTTTTATGCTTTGAATAGGGGCTGTGATGACTTTATCTTTTTAGGGTTGAATGGCAAGCGAGAAGATCATGCCCTGGCGAACACTTTTTTATTGTTGGAATATTTTAAATTTTGCCAAAAAATCCAATCCGTAAGCGATTATGGTCTTTTTAGGGTGTTAGAAACCCCTTTTACTTTGCCCAGTTTTAAAGGGGAACAAATCTCGCTTTTTAGCCTGGATCTTAAAGCCCAATTCACTTCTAAAAACCTCAAATACCCCTTAAAAAACTTGCGTTTAAAAACGCTCTTTTCTGGCTCGCTCAATGAAGCTACAGATCATTTTTTTAGCCTTAGCTCTGAACCTAAATCGGTAGTGTTAGTGTATCAAAAATTCTCATGA
- a CDS encoding 5'-nucleotidase, lipoprotein e(P4) family has product MVKKTLASVLLGLSLMSVLDAKECVSPITRSVKYHQQSAEIRALQLQSYKMAKMALDNNLKLVKDKKPAVILDLDETVLNTFDYAGYLVKNCIKYTPETWDKFEKEGSLTLIPGALDFLEYANSKGVKIFYISNRTQKNKAFTLKTLKSFKLPQVSEESVLLKEKGKPKAVRRELVAKDYAIVLQVGDTLHDFDALFAKDAKNSQEQRAKVLQNAQKFGTEWIILPNSLYGTWEDEPIKAWQNKK; this is encoded by the coding sequence ATGGTAAAAAAGACCCTTGCATCAGTTTTATTAGGATTGAGTTTGATGAGTGTGTTAGACGCTAAAGAGTGCGTTTCGCCGATAACAAGAAGCGTTAAGTATCATCAGCAAAGCGCTGAAATTAGAGCCTTGCAATTGCAAAGTTACAAAATGGCGAAAATGGCGCTAGACAATAACCTCAAGCTCGTTAAAGACAAAAAGCCAGCCGTCATCTTGGATTTAGATGAAACCGTTTTAAACACTTTTGATTATGCGGGCTATTTGGTCAAAAATTGCATTAAATACACCCCAGAAACTTGGGATAAATTTGAAAAAGAAGGCTCTCTTACGCTCATTCCTGGAGCGCTAGACTTTTTAGAATACGCCAATTCTAAGGGCGTTAAGATTTTTTACATTTCTAACCGCACGCAAAAAAATAAGGCATTCACCTTAAAAACGCTCAAAAGTTTTAAACTCCCCCAAGTGAGTGAAGAATCCGTTTTATTAAAAGAAAAAGGCAAGCCTAAAGCCGTTAGGCGAGAATTAGTCGCTAAGGATTATGCGATTGTTTTGCAAGTGGGCGATACTTTGCATGATTTTGACGCGCTTTTTGCTAAAGACGCTAAAAACAGCCAAGAACAACGAGCTAAAGTCTTGCAAAACGCTCAAAAATTCGGCACAGAGTGGATCATTTTACCCAACTCTCTCTATGGCACATGGGAAGATGAACCCATAAAAGCATGGCAGAATAAAAAATAA
- a CDS encoding restriction endonuclease EcoRV family protein, whose protein sequence is MENRSDKGGSGNTANIGSIQYIDDILQGNVVFKNLGEQIFDEYWINQGVLMIPDLKNQGSFKKLTKLADFLEFKGIDIQKINPVKNRSKS, encoded by the coding sequence ATGGAAAATCGCAGCGATAAAGGCGGGAGTGGTAATACGGCTAATATTGGTAGCATTCAATATATTGATGATATTTTGCAAGGGAATGTCGTGTTTAAAAATCTTGGCGAACAAATTTTTGATGAATATTGGATCAATCAAGGCGTGTTAATGATACCTGATTTAAAAAATCAAGGTAGTTTTAAGAAATTGACAAAATTAGCTGATTTCCTTGAGTTTAAGGGAATTGATATTCAAAAAATCAATCCTGTAAAAAATAGGAGCAAATCTTAA
- a CDS encoding YceI family protein: protein MKKALMFTLLGVSLAFAKPYTIDKANSSVWFEVKHFKFNETRGVFDSFDGKIDADPNTKALNVFEGKIDIKSINTRNKKRDDHLKTAEFFDAMKYPKGSFKMTKYEDGKIHGDLTLHGVTKPVVLEAKIQAPLQNPMNKKEFMVLQAEGKINRKDFGIGKTFSDAVVGDEVKIELKLEAYAQ, encoded by the coding sequence ATGAAAAAAGCGTTAATGTTCACTCTTTTAGGCGTTAGTCTGGCGTTTGCAAAACCTTATACGATTGATAAGGCAAACTCTAGCGTGTGGTTTGAGGTCAAACACTTCAAATTCAATGAAACAAGAGGCGTGTTTGATAGTTTTGATGGCAAAATTGATGCCGATCCTAATACCAAGGCTCTCAATGTTTTTGAAGGCAAAATTGATATTAAAAGCATTAACACTAGGAACAAAAAAAGAGATGACCACCTAAAAACAGCAGAGTTTTTTGATGCCATGAAATACCCCAAAGGGAGCTTTAAAATGACCAAATACGAAGATGGTAAAATCCATGGGGATTTGACCCTTCATGGCGTAACCAAACCTGTCGTGTTAGAAGCCAAAATCCAAGCCCCCTTACAAAACCCCATGAATAAAAAAGAATTCATGGTGTTACAAGCTGAAGGCAAAATCAACCGCAAGGATTTTGGTATCGGTAAAACCTTTAGCGATGCTGTCGTTGGAGATGAGGTAAAGATTGAGCTCAAACTAGAAGCTTACGCCCAATAA
- a CDS encoding glycosyltransferase family 9 protein — MTQRLIDKLLSIAPIKRQNATEKALCIVRLDVVGDYILTRNFFAPFKEYYKDYKIVFIGNSIIKDLSVVADSPYIDEFIFLDHSIWNQYNGYIHSRQHAFRFLRYLLKFFIKRYNELLMLKKTHYEIAISPILPWGDILRDDIVMKHLDASFKVSVRHEPFVDRGHHYVYVSDGKISHFYTHLFNIPKVSKFLFEFHQDLFSAFFKTFKGVDLAPVSFGMELPPSSVLKESSQNLLNGLSSRYGVLNLGSSDFFRCYRYFNRIVRYLNEDIQLVICGTTPTEAKEAAKLVKAHKNAISLVGKTSLLEYAYIIKGAEFALGNESSIAHFAAALKVPYIFILSNGSSYATFHPYPKTLCATHHMIYPIEFANLRESKKIWEQRDVNTIKPSAVIASIKEHAPHLLKENTPDDIDKDYFIEEV, encoded by the coding sequence ATGACGCAACGCCTGATTGACAAGCTGCTTTCTATCGCTCCCATTAAACGCCAAAACGCCACAGAAAAAGCCTTGTGTATTGTGAGACTAGATGTGGTGGGGGATTATATTTTAACGCGCAATTTTTTTGCCCCCTTCAAAGAGTATTACAAAGATTATAAAATTGTTTTTATTGGCAATTCAATCATCAAAGATTTGAGTGTGGTTGCCGATAGCCCTTATATTGATGAATTTATTTTCTTAGATCATTCCATTTGGAATCAATATAATGGATACATTCACAGCAGGCAACATGCCTTTAGATTTCTGCGTTATTTGCTCAAATTTTTCATCAAGCGCTACAATGAATTGTTGATGCTTAAAAAAACGCATTATGAGATTGCCATTAGCCCCATTTTGCCTTGGGGTGACATTTTAAGAGATGATATAGTGATGAAACACTTAGACGCTTCTTTTAAGGTTAGCGTAAGGCATGAACCTTTTGTGGATAGGGGCCATCATTATGTCTATGTTAGCGATGGGAAAATCAGTCATTTTTACACCCATCTTTTCAATATCCCTAAGGTGAGCAAATTCTTATTTGAATTCCATCAAGACTTATTTTCTGCTTTTTTCAAAACTTTTAAAGGAGTGGATTTAGCTCCTGTATCTTTTGGCATGGAATTGCCACCATCTTCAGTTCTTAAAGAAAGTTCGCAAAATTTACTCAATGGTTTGAGTTCTCGCTATGGCGTGTTGAATTTGGGATCAAGCGATTTTTTTAGGTGTTATAGGTATTTTAATAGGATTGTGCGTTATTTGAATGAAGACATTCAGCTAGTGATTTGCGGGACGACGCCCACAGAAGCAAAAGAAGCTGCTAAATTGGTAAAAGCTCATAAAAATGCCATATCGTTAGTAGGGAAAACTAGCTTATTGGAATACGCCTATATCATTAAGGGCGCTGAATTTGCATTAGGGAATGAATCCAGTATCGCTCATTTTGCAGCGGCTCTTAAAGTGCCTTACATCTTTATTTTAAGCAATGGCAGTTCTTATGCAACCTTTCACCCTTATCCTAAAACGCTTTGCGCTACCCATCATATGATTTATCCCATTGAATTTGCAAATCTTAGAGAATCAAAGAAAATTTGGGAACAACGAGATGTGAATACGATAAAACCTAGTGCCGTGATAGCAAGCATCAAAGAACACGCCCCACATTTATTAAAAGAGAACACTCCTGATGATATTGATAAAGATTACTTCATAGAAGAAGTGTGA
- the pnuC gene encoding nicotinamide riboside transporter PnuC, with amino-acid sequence MLITTQLSKRFYATLILACVFLTITNILVKGSFINLLAGLSGVLYAFFAGERQTICFVFGLVYNLSYAYVAYQWKLNADVILCLFLYMPVTIYGLFAWKKTEQHEGVIKAQKLPKKWRFALVLGIGVLTYVSALFFKEIKTNFLWAESFNFVIFIIAFILQVLRYIENYVLVTLGNIVSIIVWFCIFQISTESLVQLFTTILYLFIGLYYFNRWNQSCKQ; translated from the coding sequence ATGTTAATAACCACCCAACTATCCAAACGATTTTACGCCACACTCATTCTCGCTTGCGTGTTTTTAACCATCACTAATATTCTTGTCAAAGGCTCGTTTATCAATCTTTTAGCGGGGCTTAGTGGGGTTTTGTATGCGTTTTTTGCCGGAGAAAGGCAAACGATTTGCTTTGTATTTGGTCTTGTTTATAATTTGAGTTACGCTTATGTCGCTTATCAGTGGAAATTAAACGCTGATGTGATTTTATGCCTTTTTTTGTATATGCCAGTAACGATTTATGGGCTGTTCGCATGGAAAAAGACAGAGCAGCATGAAGGCGTTATTAAGGCTCAAAAACTTCCCAAAAAGTGGCGTTTTGCGCTCGTTTTAGGCATAGGGGTTTTAACTTATGTGAGCGCTTTGTTTTTTAAAGAGATTAAAACGAATTTTTTATGGGCAGAGAGTTTTAATTTCGTCATTTTTATCATTGCTTTTATTTTACAGGTTTTGCGCTATATAGAAAATTATGTGCTAGTAACTTTGGGGAATATCGTGTCCATTATCGTGTGGTTTTGTATCTTTCAAATTTCAACAGAGAGCTTGGTGCAACTCTTCACAACGATCCTATACCTTTTTATTGGCTTGTATTATTTTAACCGCTGGAATCAGTCATGCAAGCAGTGA
- a CDS encoding type II restriction endonuclease: MESVKQNFIEKLKVFATELTDHVTTQLGDWKIKGFIDTDKNIYTIPSDTKIISKILEIQLFPRFKTFANENGYEIIIAEKQNWYPDLSFVCEKNPNIKFAVDIKTTYRLDDCLGFCNGFTLGSHGEYFRNRTSTKNIQFSYSHYLAHICLGILYTRSASSGIDETEILQLEKLDNITSVIKDFTFFAE, from the coding sequence ATGGAGTCAGTCAAACAAAATTTTATTGAAAAACTTAAGGTTTTTGCAACAGAATTAACTGACCATGTTACAACTCAACTGGGAGATTGGAAAATTAAAGGATTTATTGATACAGATAAAAATATTTATACAATTCCATCAGATACTAAAATTATTTCAAAAATTCTTGAAATCCAGCTTTTCCCTAGGTTTAAAACATTTGCTAATGAAAATGGGTATGAAATTATTATTGCTGAAAAACAAAATTGGTATCCCGATCTATCTTTTGTGTGCGAGAAAAATCCAAACATAAAGTTTGCTGTAGACATAAAAACAACTTATCGCTTAGATGATTGCTTGGGTTTTTGTAATGGTTTTACATTGGGTTCGCATGGTGAATATTTTAGGAATCGCACTAGCACAAAAAATATCCAATTCTCTTATTCTCATTATTTGGCTCATATTTGTTTGGGTATTTTATACACACGATCTGCCTCTAGCGGTATAGACGAAACAGAAATTTTACAATTAGAAAAGTTGGATAATATTACTTCTGTTATCAAAGATTTTACATTTTTTGCTGAATAG
- a CDS encoding DNA adenine methylase has protein sequence MMKTLIPPIKSQGIKTKLVDWIKGISKKVAFERWVEPFMGTGVVAFNIQPKRALLCDSNPHLIRFYQAIQDEKITPKIVREFLNEEGLKLLQSNGEYYYEVRERFNKDCDPLDFLFLNCACFNGMIRFNQKGKFNVPFCKKPQRFAQSLVTKIVNQVENTAKMIKSNHYEFKCQDFQQTILETNKSDLIYADPPYIGRNADYFDCWNEENEVALQQVLSKSRCNFILSTWFSNKYRKNDYILSIWKSYPIVTKEHFYHVGAKENNRNMIYEALLSNIQMSDTDLSRGIKDALTHRLEISAL, from the coding sequence ATGATGAAAACACTGATCCCACCCATAAAATCCCAAGGCATTAAGACGAAATTAGTAGATTGGATTAAAGGGATTTCAAAAAAGGTTGCATTTGAGCGTTGGGTTGAGCCGTTTATGGGGACAGGCGTTGTGGCTTTTAATATCCAACCTAAAAGAGCGTTATTATGCGATAGCAATCCGCATTTAATCCGTTTCTATCAAGCCATTCAAGATGAAAAGATCACCCCAAAGATTGTGAGGGAATTTCTCAACGAAGAAGGTTTGAAATTATTGCAAAGCAATGGAGAATATTACTATGAAGTGAGGGAACGATTCAATAAAGATTGTGATCCTCTTGATTTTCTATTCTTAAATTGCGCGTGTTTTAATGGCATGATACGCTTCAATCAAAAAGGGAAATTCAATGTGCCGTTTTGTAAAAAACCGCAGCGTTTTGCCCAAAGCTTGGTTACTAAGATTGTCAATCAAGTAGAAAATACAGCAAAAATGATTAAAAGCAATCATTATGAATTCAAGTGTCAAGATTTCCAACAAACTATTTTAGAAACGAACAAAAGCGATTTGATTTATGCTGATCCCCCTTATATTGGAAGAAATGCAGATTATTTTGATTGCTGGAATGAAGAAAATGAAGTTGCATTGCAACAAGTGTTGTCAAAATCCAGGTGCAATTTCATTCTTTCTACATGGTTTAGCAATAAATATCGTAAAAATGATTATATTCTTTCTATTTGGAAAAGTTACCCTATCGTAACTAAAGAGCATTTTTATCATGTTGGAGCTAAAGAAAATAATCGCAACATGATTTATGAAGCATTATTATCCAATATACAGATGAGCGATACAGATTTAAGTAGGGGCATTAAAGACGCATTGACGCACAGATTAGAGATTAGCGCTCTATAA
- the tenA gene encoding thiaminase II: MQVSQYLYQNAQSIWGDCISHPFVQGIGRGTLERDKFRFYIIQDYLFLLEYAKVFALGVVKACDEAVMREFSNAIQDILNNEMSIHNHYIRELQITPKELQNARPTLANKSYTSYMLAEGFKGSIKEVAAAVLSCGWSYLVIAQNLSQIPNALEHAFYGHWIKGYSSKEFQACVNWNINLLDSLTLTSSKQEIEKLKDIFITTSKYEYMFWDMAYQKS; encoded by the coding sequence ATGCAAGTTTCACAATATCTGTATCAAAACGCGCAATCTATTTGGGGGGATTGTATTTCCCATCCGTTTGTTCAAGGCATAGGGCGTGGGACTTTAGAAAGGGATAAATTCCGTTTTTATATCATTCAGGATTATTTGTTTCTTTTAGAATACGCTAAGGTGTTTGCTTTAGGCGTAGTTAAGGCTTGTGATGAAGCGGTGATGAGGGAGTTTTCTAACGCTATACAAGATATTTTAAATAACGAGATGAGTATCCATAACCATTACATTAGAGAGCTTCAAATCACTCCAAAAGAATTGCAAAATGCGCGCCCCACTCTAGCGAATAAATCCTATACAAGCTACATGCTCGCTGAAGGGTTTAAGGGCTCTATCAAAGAAGTTGCGGCGGCTGTTCTATCCTGTGGTTGGAGCTATTTAGTGATCGCGCAAAATTTAAGCCAAATCCCAAACGCTTTAGAACATGCCTTTTATGGGCATTGGATTAAGGGCTATAGTTCAAAAGAATTTCAAGCGTGCGTAAATTGGAATATTAATTTGCTTGATTCCCTCACCCTCACTTCTTCAAAACAAGAAATTGAAAAATTAAAGGACATTTTTATCACTACAAGTAAATATGAATACATGTTTTGGGATATGGCGTATCAAAAAAGCTAA
- a CDS encoding glycosyltransferase family 9 protein, which produces MDFVGFEDLKCKDKENSQKVFVIRNDKLGDFILAIPALIALKQAFLEKGKEVYLGVVVPSYTTPIALEFPFIDEVIIEDNHLSATLKSKPIDALIFLFSNFKNARLAFSLRKFIPYILAPKTKIYSWLYQKSVRQSRSLCLKTEYEYNLDLIHAFCKDHNLPNAQLKKIAWKLKDKSKERSIIASKLNADVGLLWIGVHMHSGGSSPVLPASHFIKLIDFLHNNLSCEIILICGPGERKATEELLKKVPFAHLYDTSHSLVDLAKLCANLSVYIGNASGPLHVNALFDNQSIGFYPNELSASIARWRPFNERFLGITPPNGSNNMGLIDIEKEGEKIVGFINYRRM; this is translated from the coding sequence ATGGATTTTGTAGGGTTTGAAGATTTAAAATGTAAAGATAAAGAAAACTCTCAAAAAGTTTTTGTGATCCGTAACGATAAGTTAGGCGATTTTATTTTAGCCATACCCGCTCTAATCGCTCTAAAGCAAGCTTTTTTAGAAAAAGGCAAGGAAGTGTATTTGGGCGTGGTTGTGCCTAGCTATACCACCCCAATCGCTTTAGAATTCCCTTTCATTGATGAAGTCATTATAGAAGACAACCATTTGAGTGCTACTCTCAAAAGTAAACCCATTGACGCTCTTATCTTTTTATTTTCTAATTTTAAAAACGCCAGACTCGCTTTTAGTTTGAGGAAATTTATTCCTTATATCCTAGCCCCAAAGACTAAAATCTATTCTTGGCTGTATCAAAAGAGCGTGCGCCAAAGCCGATCGTTATGCTTAAAAACTGAATACGAATACAATTTGGACTTAATCCATGCGTTTTGTAAAGATCACAACCTCCCTAACGCTCAACTTAAAAAAATCGCATGGAAGCTTAAAGACAAATCCAAAGAGCGATCCATCATCGCTTCAAAACTCAACGCTGATGTTGGTTTGTTGTGGATTGGCGTGCATATGCATAGCGGAGGCAGTTCGCCCGTATTGCCTGCTTCACACTTTATCAAACTGATTGATTTTTTACACAACAATTTAAGTTGTGAGATCATTCTTATTTGCGGGCCAGGCGAGAGGAAAGCCACAGAAGAACTCCTTAAAAAAGTCCCTTTCGCCCATCTCTATGATACGAGTCATAGTTTAGTGGATTTAGCCAAATTGTGCGCGAATTTGTCCGTCTATATCGGGAACGCTTCAGGCCCTTTGCATGTGAACGCTTTGTTTGACAACCAATCTATCGGGTTTTATCCTAACGAACTCAGCGCCTCTATTGCCAGATGGCGGCCTTTCAATGAGCGTTTTTTAGGCATCACCCCGCCTAATGGCTCAAACAATATGGGTTTGATTGACATTGAAAAAGAGGGTGAAAAGATTGTGGGTTTTATCAATTACCGTAGGATGTAG
- the trpE gene encoding anthranilate synthase component I encodes MINLIEKAPYIPYPLALYEKLEQPHTLLFESAEIESKAHTKSLLMAKACLKLICNHNIVTITSLTPNGGAFLQKLSAFLKTPIQDNALILTYTKSKKTQDEFLKLFEPSPFDALRGLFKSVKTKPKHPFTLLSAGVFSFEMLNFFEDLPHLKAQDNTAHDFIFYVAQNLIIIDHKEKSAEILGACFDERFKTEIAQELQDLKELAKSIKSDFIPKKSKQSTEVSVSCDDSEFEKKVLSLQEEIKKGEIFQAVLSRSFYMECLEGLSAYYHLKLTNPSPYMFYIKDSDFILFGASPESALKYNALTNTAEIYPIAGTRLRGKDKQGNIDYDLDSKMEFDLQHDYKERAEHIMLVDLARNDMARVSKKRYCDKLLKVDKYSNVMHLVSRVVGELKKGCDSLHAYRSFMNAGTLSGAPKISAIKLIYQLEKQRRGSYGGSVGYLNSESSMDSCITIRSCFVKNNRAVIQAGAGIVLDSVPQNEANETRAKAQALIDAIRKTSL; translated from the coding sequence ATGATCAATCTCATAGAAAAAGCCCCTTACATTCCCTATCCCCTAGCTCTTTATGAAAAATTAGAGCAACCACACACCTTGCTTTTTGAAAGTGCTGAGATTGAGAGCAAAGCGCACACCAAATCCCTTTTAATGGCTAAAGCCTGTTTGAAGCTCATTTGCAACCACAATATCGTAACTATCACTAGCCTAACACCTAATGGTGGGGCGTTTTTGCAAAAACTGAGCGCGTTTTTAAAAACGCCTATACAAGACAATGCCCTAATTTTAACCTACACCAAAAGTAAAAAAACGCAAGATGAGTTTTTAAAACTCTTTGAGCCTAGCCCTTTTGACGCTTTAAGGGGGCTTTTTAAAAGCGTTAAAACAAAACCCAAACACCCCTTTACGCTTTTAAGCGCGGGCGTTTTTTCTTTTGAAATGCTCAATTTTTTTGAAGACTTGCCTCACTTAAAAGCACAAGACAACACTGCGCATGACTTTATATTTTATGTCGCACAAAATTTGATCATCATAGACCATAAAGAAAAAAGCGCTGAAATTTTGGGGGCGTGTTTTGATGAACGCTTTAAAACAGAGATAGCCCAAGAATTACAAGACTTAAAAGAGTTGGCTAAAAGCATCAAAAGCGACTTTATCCCTAAAAAATCCAAGCAAAGCACAGAAGTTAGCGTTAGTTGTGATGATAGCGAGTTTGAAAAAAAGGTGCTATCCTTACAAGAAGAAATCAAAAAAGGCGAGATTTTTCAAGCGGTGTTGTCGCGCAGCTTTTATATGGAGTGCTTGGAGGGTTTGAGCGCGTATTATCATTTAAAACTAACTAACCCTAGCCCCTATATGTTTTATATTAAAGACAGCGATTTTATTCTTTTTGGGGCAAGCCCTGAGAGCGCCTTAAAATACAATGCCTTAACCAATACGGCTGAAATTTATCCCATTGCTGGCACTCGTTTAAGGGGTAAGGACAAACAAGGGAACATTGATTACGATTTGGATAGTAAAATGGAATTTGATTTGCAACACGACTATAAAGAAAGGGCTGAACACATCATGCTAGTGGATTTAGCCAGAAACGACATGGCCAGAGTTTCAAAAAAGCGCTATTGCGATAAGCTTTTAAAAGTGGATAAATATTCCAATGTCATGCATTTAGTTTCAAGGGTTGTGGGGGAATTGAAAAAAGGGTGCGATAGTTTGCATGCTTACAGGAGTTTTATGAACGCCGGCACGCTCAGCGGAGCGCCTAAAATCTCTGCGATCAAGCTCATTTACCAATTAGAAAAGCAAAGGAGAGGCTCTTATGGGGGGAGCGTGGGGTATTTAAACAGCGAGAGTTCTATGGATTCTTGCATCACCATCCGTTCGTGTTTTGTCAAAAACAATAGGGCCGTGATCCAAGCAGGAGCTGGTATTGTGTTAGACAGCGTGCCGCAAAACGAAGCGAATGAAACAAGAGCCAAAGCGCAAGCCCTTATTGATGCGATCAGGAAAACAAGCTTATGA
- a CDS encoding glycosyltransferase family 9 protein, translating into MKSLLSLFLRSKLSYLYYYPYIAFVLMVATIAKIPLIQKIPVIRRFFNSRYSFQKDSLIRIQNQLDRLLTLTKPTPPPIRKKTLCFIRLDIIGDYILYRNFLPLFKKYFEDYETTFIGNVTIKDMATHCDSQYIDKFIFLDNIYWEKYLRIGVNGSRLSKLKELLFFLPKFMRKRYEDVSNLRKESYEICINSSMFFFSTKEDAIIKHLIAENKVGVFCTHPIESFFRTDYRKRGEIRKSFYTHLFYPKEVPQFLYDSNQDFFQSFFKHFKGVDIGFVGLELKLPIAFEYEKFKNILKPPYGVLNLGASDDFRVYKRFDEMIYFLNPDYQLILCGNSKKDEKLADSILKRHKNAISLVNQTGLIEYLHLLKNASFAMGNESSITHLAACLKIPHAFIVSSGLSSPRFHPYPKEIGPNIHMIYPRDFQKIISRSSNWMFKAMTMSHPPVDFVNPQDIISAIKRFAPHLLKEDAPSNTNETTYFERV; encoded by the coding sequence TTGAAGTCTTTACTCTCTTTGTTTTTAAGATCAAAATTATCTTATCTTTATTATTACCCTTATATAGCTTTCGTTTTGATGGTTGCAACCATTGCAAAAATTCCTCTTATTCAAAAGATCCCTGTTATTAGAAGGTTCTTTAACAGTCGTTATTCCTTTCAAAAAGATAGCCTTATTCGCATCCAAAACCAACTAGACAGATTGCTCACTCTTACAAAGCCTACTCCTCCACCCATTCGTAAAAAAACCTTATGTTTTATCCGCTTGGACATTATTGGAGATTATATACTCTATCGCAATTTTTTACCTCTTTTTAAAAAATATTTTGAAGATTATGAAACCACCTTTATTGGAAACGTTACTATCAAGGATATGGCAACCCATTGCGATTCTCAATATATAGATAAGTTTATCTTTTTAGATAACATTTACTGGGAAAAATACTTGCGGATTGGTGTTAATGGATCACGCCTTTCAAAATTAAAAGAATTGTTATTTTTTCTCCCAAAGTTCATGAGAAAACGCTACGAAGATGTTTCTAATTTGAGAAAAGAAAGCTATGAGATATGCATTAATAGTTCTATGTTTTTTTTTTCAACTAAAGAAGACGCTATTATAAAGCACTTGATTGCCGAAAATAAAGTGGGGGTTTTTTGCACCCACCCAATAGAATCTTTCTTTAGGACCGATTATAGAAAGAGAGGGGAAATTAGAAAAAGCTTTTACACGCATTTATTCTATCCTAAAGAAGTGCCGCAATTTCTCTATGATTCCAATCAAGATTTTTTTCAGTCTTTTTTTAAGCATTTTAAAGGCGTGGATATAGGGTTTGTTGGACTTGAATTAAAACTCCCCATCGCTTTTGAATATGAAAAGTTTAAGAATATTCTAAAACCACCTTATGGCGTGTTGAATCTCGGAGCTAGCGATGATTTTAGAGTGTATAAACGCTTTGATGAGATGATCTATTTTTTAAATCCTGACTACCAACTCATTCTTTGCGGGAATTCTAAAAAAGATGAAAAGCTTGCCGATTCCATTCTAAAACGCCACAAAAATGCTATTTCTTTAGTCAATCAAACCGGTTTGATAGAATACCTCCATCTTTTAAAGAACGCTAGTTTTGCGATGGGCAATGAGTCTTCCATCACGCATTTAGCCGCTTGTTTGAAAATCCCTCATGCGTTCATAGTCTCTTCAGGTCTCTCAAGCCCAAGATTCCACCCCTACCCAAAGGAAATTGGCCCTAATATCCACATGATCTATCCAAGGGATTTTCAAAAAATAATTTCTAGGTCTAGCAACTGGATGTTCAAAGCCATGACTATGTCGCACCCGCCAGTGGATTTTGTGAACCCGCAAGATATTATTAGTGCCATTAAACGTTTTGCACCCCATCTCTTGAAAGAAGATGCACCATCTAATACCAACGAAACAACCTATTTTGAACGAGTTTGA